In Tepidibacillus fermentans, a single genomic region encodes these proteins:
- a CDS encoding phage scaffolding protein — MDLKELLGEELYSKVKEKIGDKELIVNDGSYIPKAKFDEINEQRKLYKQQAEDLNKQLDDMKKQVKGNEELQNRIQELQTKLQESEGKIKDVSISAAIKMAAMKANAKDPDIISMLIDKSKLNIKEDGSIEGLDEQLQSIAESKAFLFGDVQTKIGGASNPPGGANPTVKNPWAKETFNLTEQAKILKENPALAEQLKAAAGVK; from the coding sequence ATGGACTTAAAAGAACTTTTAGGAGAAGAACTTTACAGCAAAGTAAAAGAAAAAATAGGGGATAAGGAACTAATCGTTAATGATGGTTCTTACATTCCAAAGGCAAAATTTGATGAAATTAACGAGCAAAGGAAGCTGTATAAACAGCAAGCAGAAGACCTTAATAAGCAACTTGATGACATGAAAAAACAAGTAAAAGGCAATGAAGAATTACAAAATCGAATTCAGGAGCTCCAAACAAAACTACAAGAATCAGAAGGAAAGATAAAAGACGTTAGTATATCTGCAGCAATAAAAATGGCTGCAATGAAGGCAAATGCAAAAGACCCTGATATTATTTCAATGCTTATTGATAAGTCTAAACTAAATATCAAAGAAGATGGCTCCATTGAAGGACTTGACGAGCAATTACAATCAATTGCCGAATCAAAGGCTTTTTTATTTGGTGATGTGCAAACAAAAATAGGTGGTGCATCTAACCCACCAGGTGGAGCTAATCCTACTGTTAAAAACCCATGGGCAAAAGAAACATTTAATCTTACTGAACAAGCAAAGATTTTAAAAGAAAACCCTGCATTAGCAGAACAACTTAAAGCTGCAGCAGGTGTAAAATAA
- a CDS encoding major capsid protein — translation MATKIQDVIIPEVFNPYVIQRTAELSALYQSGILSHTPEFDRLASAGAKTINMPFWNDLTGDDEVLSDSGALTPDKITAGQDVAVILRRGKAWAVNDLAANLAGDDPMRAIADLVAGYWARQMQKTVISILNGVFASASMAGNLHDVSAGTGDAAKFTATTFIDAVQKLGDAKEKLTAIIMHSAVEAALAKQNLIQTVQPSDGSPSIKTYMGKRVIIDDGCPYNSGTGVFTTYIFGEGAIAYGSGNPAGFVATETDRDSLAGEDYLINRKTFILHPRGVAFTSASVAGSSPSNAELATAANWNRVYENKNIRIVAFMHKI, via the coding sequence ATGGCTACAAAAATTCAAGATGTTATAATTCCAGAGGTATTTAACCCTTATGTAATTCAAAGAACAGCAGAACTTTCAGCATTATATCAAAGTGGTATATTATCACATACTCCAGAGTTTGACAGGCTTGCTTCAGCAGGAGCAAAGACAATTAATATGCCTTTCTGGAACGATTTAACTGGTGATGATGAAGTTTTAAGCGATTCAGGAGCATTAACACCAGATAAAATCACAGCTGGACAAGACGTTGCGGTAATTCTTAGAAGAGGAAAAGCATGGGCTGTAAATGACTTAGCGGCAAACCTTGCAGGAGATGACCCAATGAGGGCAATAGCTGATTTAGTTGCTGGATATTGGGCAAGACAAATGCAAAAGACCGTTATATCAATACTTAATGGTGTATTTGCATCAGCTTCAATGGCAGGAAATTTACATGACGTTTCAGCAGGAACTGGAGATGCTGCAAAGTTTACAGCAACAACATTCATAGATGCAGTTCAAAAGCTTGGCGATGCAAAAGAAAAGCTAACTGCAATTATTATGCATTCAGCTGTTGAAGCTGCACTTGCTAAACAAAATCTTATTCAAACTGTTCAACCTTCCGATGGTTCACCATCAATCAAAACATATATGGGCAAGAGAGTAATCATTGATGATGGTTGCCCATATAACAGCGGGACAGGCGTATTCACAACATATATTTTTGGTGAAGGTGCGATAGCATATGGTAGCGGAAATCCTGCAGGATTTGTAGCAACAGAAACAGACAGAGATTCACTTGCTGGTGAAGACTATCTAATCAATAGAAAGACATTTATTCTACACCCAAGAGGAGTAGCATTTACATCAGCAAGCGTTGCAGGTTCATCACCATCAAATGCAGAATTAGCAACTGCTGCAAACTGGAATAGAGTATATGAAAACAAGAACATAAGAATAGTTGCGTTTATGCATAAGATATGA
- a CDS encoding DnaT-like ssDNA-binding protein — translation MALTEGIDSFCTLEWAEEYFGGKLYCDEWTGADQGTKEKALKEATRRINRLSFKGAKAESGQVLQFPRILVSVGQRIGFFGVIEPPTIPDEVKAATCEEALALLKYGNSARTKAQEQNLVRVTFGDVSEEYKGYGKLFSKEALELLKPYIAGAVVIR, via the coding sequence ATGGCACTCACAGAAGGAATTGACAGCTTCTGCACCCTTGAATGGGCAGAAGAATACTTTGGAGGAAAACTCTACTGCGATGAATGGACAGGAGCAGACCAAGGAACAAAAGAAAAAGCCCTCAAAGAAGCAACAAGACGAATAAATAGACTAAGCTTCAAAGGTGCAAAGGCGGAATCAGGGCAGGTATTGCAATTTCCAAGAATTTTAGTTAGTGTTGGGCAAAGAATAGGCTTTTTCGGAGTGATAGAACCGCCTACAATTCCAGATGAAGTTAAAGCCGCAACGTGTGAAGAAGCTTTAGCGTTACTAAAGTATGGTAATAGTGCGAGAACTAAAGCACAGGAACAAAATTTAGTTAGAGTTACTTTTGGGGATGTATCAGAAGAATATAAAGGATATGGCAAGTTATTTAGTAAAGAAGCATTAGAGTTACTTAAGCCTTATATTGCTGGAGCGGTGGTGATAAGATGA
- a CDS encoding HK97 gp10 family phage protein, protein MANFNLRWDDTKAKTIAKMAATNALMKCAADLQRKSAEQAPIDTGDLRANCSVSPLKIEGNRLEISVGYDLVYSVIQHERLDFAHPKGGKPKFLEDPFNENKVKYNVFIDKMIKNALKASD, encoded by the coding sequence ATGGCCAACTTTAATCTAAGATGGGATGATACTAAAGCAAAAACTATTGCAAAGATGGCAGCAACTAACGCACTTATGAAATGTGCTGCGGACTTACAGAGAAAGTCAGCAGAACAGGCGCCAATTGATACTGGGGATTTAAGAGCAAATTGTAGCGTTAGCCCATTGAAGATAGAAGGCAACAGGCTTGAAATCAGTGTAGGTTATGATTTAGTATACTCCGTAATACAACATGAACGTCTTGATTTTGCTCATCCAAAAGGGGGAAAACCTAAATTTTTAGAAGACCCTTTCAATGAGAACAAAGTCAAATATAATGTGTTTATTGACAAAATGATCAAGAACGCTTTAAAAGCGAGTGATTAA
- a CDS encoding minor capsid protein: protein MLLDDIAVYLQQKGIGIVGTDIFKGQLPATPDNAIALFEYAGEQQDLTDANLEYPGLQVLVRNKAYSAGRQKIEQVRNALHGLTETTINNVRYLLIQARQSPEALPRDESDRAIFVVNFRIIKEVG, encoded by the coding sequence ATGTTGCTTGATGATATAGCTGTATATTTGCAACAAAAGGGGATAGGCATAGTTGGCACGGACATATTTAAAGGGCAATTGCCAGCAACACCAGACAACGCAATTGCCCTTTTTGAATATGCTGGCGAACAACAGGATTTGACAGACGCAAACCTTGAATATCCGGGATTGCAGGTTTTGGTTAGAAATAAGGCTTATTCAGCAGGCAGACAGAAGATTGAGCAGGTGAGAAATGCCCTGCATGGATTAACCGAGACAACTATAAATAACGTCAGATATTTGCTTATTCAAGCAAGACAAAGCCCGGAAGCTCTGCCACGAGATGAAAGTGACAGAGCTATTTTTGTGGTTAATTTCAGAATAATCAAGGAGGTTGGTTAA
- a CDS encoding phage tail tube protein — protein MAIAGKGGSVYIGTNKVAEIDQWSVDFKADTKETTNFDSNGWKEFIQTINEWSGKIEGNFKPTDTTGQAALITAFMNGTTVSVEFRIDSTKKITGTAYLESIGLEAKVDDKQTFKADFRGTGQPTVTLT, from the coding sequence ATGGCCATTGCAGGTAAAGGTGGGAGTGTTTATATCGGGACTAACAAGGTAGCGGAAATAGATCAATGGAGTGTTGATTTCAAGGCTGATACAAAAGAAACAACCAACTTTGACAGTAATGGTTGGAAAGAGTTTATACAGACGATCAATGAGTGGAGCGGGAAAATTGAAGGAAACTTCAAGCCTACCGACACAACCGGTCAGGCGGCTTTAATTACCGCTTTTATGAATGGCACAACTGTTAGCGTGGAATTTAGAATAGACAGCACAAAGAAAATTACCGGCACTGCATATCTTGAAAGCATTGGACTTGAAGCAAAGGTAGATGACAAGCAAACATTTAAGGCAGATTTTAGAGGAACAGGCCAACCGACAGTTACCTTAACCTAA
- the cas6 gene encoding CRISPR-associated endoribonuclease Cas6, with protein sequence MEELQYQNNIINTPKCQIKMLSPITVYSTYLRENGQKHTMYYTPKDEMFYQLIEENLKKKYEAYTGKTVVGTFTIKPKKIRENDKVVTRFKGFIINAWNGVYELEGNPELINFAYQVGLSNRNSQGFGMFQVI encoded by the coding sequence ATAGAGGAACTTCAATATCAAAACAATATCATTAATACCCCAAAATGCCAGATAAAAATGTTATCTCCAATAACTGTTTACAGCACATATCTAAGAGAGAATGGCCAAAAGCATACAATGTATTACACACCAAAAGACGAAATGTTTTACCAATTAATAGAAGAAAATTTAAAGAAAAAATATGAAGCATACACGGGGAAAACCGTTGTAGGCACCTTTACAATAAAGCCAAAAAAAATTAGGGAAAACGATAAAGTTGTAACTCGATTTAAAGGATTTATTATCAATGCTTGGAATGGTGTATATGAACTAGAAGGAAATCCAGAATTAATTAATTTCGCTTATCAAGTAGGATTATCAAATCGAAATAGTCAAGGATTTGGAATGTTTCAAGTTATTTAA